A single genomic interval of Pyrus communis chromosome 5, drPyrComm1.1, whole genome shotgun sequence harbors:
- the LOC137734702 gene encoding calcium-dependent mitochondrial ATP-magnesium/phosphate carrier protein 2-like isoform X2: MVSANDPIESFFNSIQLVKAALSPLELGVRKAAKDFECCWAGHKNKLNAAEFVTQFSGGGNNGKVKIFGGKKKAGDCVMVGEERKKGMLVKVPIKALFGKFSPNSGNGNRPELSNSELREKDCDKEDGSCANCMQFAVTWSVLVNSFVQAFPGPFKLGKKRVQKMSDDDKACSCKKPKVLGNLKQRESKGQNIKMIQNEAVSHEEGKHVSLECLIGFVFDQLTQNLQRFDQGVQESDCKPCDTSSEPPSSSQNDHFRVIMGLFEGRKADVNGFLGNLTFARVGGVPSGVVGVSSSVDEEGDEDVTANNPAESAGNSPQKLASDLLNIPLSNVERLRSTLSTVSFTELIELVPQLGRTSKDYPDKKKLFSVQDFFRYTESEGRRFFEELDRDSDGQVTLEDLEIAIRKRKLPRRYANEFMRRTRRHIFSKSFGWKQFLSLMEQKEPTILRAYTSLCLSKSGTLQKSEVLASLKNAGLPANEDNAVAMMRFLNGDTEGSISYGHFRNFMLLLPSDRLQDDPRSIWFEAATVVAVAPPVEIPAGSVLRSALAGGLACALSTSLMHPVDTIKTQVQASTLTFPEIISKLPQLGVRGLYRGSIPAILGQFSSHGLRTGIFEASKLVLINVSPTLPDIQVQSIASFCSTFLGTAVRIPCEVLKQRCQAGLFDNVGEALVGTWNQDGLKGFFRGTGATLCREVPFYVAGMGLYAESKKAAQQFLGRDLEPWETIAVGALSGGLAAVVTTPFDVMKTRMMTAPPGRPVSMSIVAFSILRHEGPLGLFKGALPRFFWIAPLGAMNFAGYELARKAMDKNEEPNSEQLQQKK, encoded by the exons ATGGTGTCTGCGAATGACCCGATCGAATCGTTTTTCAATTCGATTCAGCTGGTTAAGGCAGCGCTTTCGCCGCTCGAATTGGGCGTTCGAAAAGCGGCCAAGGACTTTGAGTGTTGCTGGGCAGGCCATAAGAATAAGTTAAATGCTGCTGAATTTGTTACCCAATTCAGTGGTGGTGGTAACAATGGTAAAGTTAAGATCTTTGGGGGAAAGAAGAAAGCTGGTGACTGTGTGATGGTTGGCgaggagagaaagaaaggaatgttGGTTAAGGTTCCGATAAAGGCGTTATTTGGGAAGTTTTCGCCAAATTCGGGGAATGGAAATCGACCTGAGTTGTCGAATAGTGAGTTGAGAGAGAAGGATTGTGATAAGGAGGATGGGTCTTGTGCGAATTGCATGCAGTTTGCTGTCACTTGGTCTGTGTTAGTTAATAGTTTTGTTCAGGCATTTCCTGGTCCATTCAAATTGGGTAAGAAGCGGGTCCAGAAAATGAGCGATGACGACAAAGCGTGTTCTTGTAAAAAGCCAAAGGTTTTAGGTAACTTGAAACAGAGGGAGTCTAAGggacaaaatattaaaatgattCAGAATGAAGCCGTGTCacatgaagaaggaaaacatgTATCACTAGAATGCcttattggttttgtttttgatcaACTTACTCAGAATCTTCAGAGGTTTGATCAGGGTGTTCAAGAGAGTGATTGTAAACCTTGTGACACTTCCAGTGAGCCGCCCTCTTCCTCTCAGAATGACCATTTCAGGGTGATCATGGGTTTGTTTGAAGGTCGAAAAGCAGATGTAAATGGGTTTTTGGGAAACTTGACGTTTGCTAGAGTGGGAGGAGTGCCATCAGGCGTTGTTGGAGTATCGTCTTCAGTTGATGAAGAGGGTGATGAGGATGTTACTGCAAATAACCCGGCAGAATCAGCTGGCAATTCACCACAGAAGCTTGCTAGCGATTTACTTAATATTCCCCTATCAAATGTAGAGCGTTTGAGATCCACGCTATCCACTGTTTCATTCACCGAACTAATTGAACTTGTACCTCAGCTGGGGAGAACTTCTAAAGACTATCCTGACAAGAAGAAGCTATTCTCTGTCCAAGATTTCTTTAGATACACAGAGTCTGAAG GAAGGAGATTCTTTGAAGAACTGGATAGAGATAGTGATGGGCAAGTCACTCTCGAAGATCTCGAAATTGCAATAAGAAAGAGAAAATTGCCACGGAGATATGCTAATGAGTTTATGCGCCGTACTAGACGTCacatattttcaaaatcatttggTTGGAAACAGTTTTTATCCTTGATGGAACAGAAGGAACCAACCATTCTACGAGCATATACTTCTTTATGCCTGAGCAAGTCTGGAACACTGCAGAAAAGCGAGGTATTGGCCTCACTTAAAAATGCAGGACTTCCAGCTAATGAAGACAATGCTGTTGCTATGATGCGGTTTCTCAATGGTGATACAGAAGGTTCTATATCTTATGGACATTTCAGGAATTTTATGCTCTTACTCCCGTCTGATAGACTTCAAGATGATCCTCG GAGTATCTGGTTTGAAGCTGCAACCGTTGTTGCCGTTGCTCCACCAGTGGAAATACCTGCTGGAAGCGTACTACGGTCTGCATTAGCAGGGGGGCTTGCTTGTGCTCTATCTACTTCTTTAATGCACCCAGTTGATACTATTAAG ACTCAAGTACAAGCATCAACATTGACATTCCCTGAAATTATTTCCAAGCTTCCACAGCTTGGAGTGCGGGGATTATACAGGGGCTCAATTCCTGCAATTCTTGGACAGttttcaag TCATGGCTTGCGAACTGGGATTTTTGAGGCAAGTAAACTTGTGTTGATAAATGTTTCTCCAACACTCCCGGATATACAG GTTCAATCTATAGCATCATTCTGTAGCACATTTTTGGGAACAGCAGTGCGAATTCCTTGTGAGGTGTTAAAGCAGCGGTGTCAGGCTGGCCTTTTTGACAATGTCGGGGAGGCTCTTGTGGGCACTTGGAACCAAGATGGTCTTAAGGGTTTCTTTCGTGGGACTGGTGCCACTCTTTGCCGTGAAGTTCCGTTTTATGTCGCTGGCATGGGGCTGTATGCTGAATCCAAAaag GCTGCCCAGCAATTTTTAGGGCGGGATCTGGAACCTTGGGAAACAATTGCGGTTGGGGCATTATCTGGCGGGTTAGCAGCTGTTGTCACCACACCGTTTGATGTGATGAAAACAAGAATGATGACCGCTCCACCGGGTCGACCTGTGTCAATGTCAATAGTGGCCTTCTCTATACTACGGCACGAGGGACCGCTTGGCTTATTCAAAGGAGCGCTACCCAGGTTTTTTTGGATTGCTCCGTTGGGTGCCATGAACTTTGCAGGCTATGAGCTTGCTAGGAAGGCCATGGACAAAAATGAGGAGCCAAACAGCGAGCAGCTCCAACAAAAGAAG TAA
- the LOC137734702 gene encoding calcium-dependent mitochondrial ATP-magnesium/phosphate carrier protein 2-like isoform X1, with product MVSANDPIESFFNSIQLVKAALSPLELGVRKAAKDFECCWAGHKNKLNAAEFVTQFSGGGNNGKVKIFGGKKKAGDCVMVGEERKKGMLVKVPIKALFGKFSPNSGNGNRPELSNSELREKDCDKEDGSCANCMQFAVTWSVLVNSFVQAFPGPFKLGKKRVQKMSDDDKACSCKKPKVLGNLKQRESKGQNIKMIQNEAVSHEEGKHVSLECLIGFVFDQLTQNLQRFDQGVQESDCKPCDTSSEPPSSSQNDHFRVIMGLFEGRKADVNGFLGNLTFARVGGVPSGVVGVSSSVDEEGDEDVTANNPAESAGNSPQKLASDLLNIPLSNVERLRSTLSTVSFTELIELVPQLGRTSKDYPDKKKLFSVQDFFRYTESEGRRFFEELDRDSDGQVTLEDLEIAIRKRKLPRRYANEFMRRTRRHIFSKSFGWKQFLSLMEQKEPTILRAYTSLCLSKSGTLQKSEVLASLKNAGLPANEDNAVAMMRFLNGDTEGSISYGHFRNFMLLLPSDRLQDDPRSIWFEAATVVAVAPPVEIPAGSVLRSALAGGLACALSTSLMHPVDTIKTQVQASTLTFPEIISKLPQLGVRGLYRGSIPAILGQFSSHGLRTGIFEASKLVLINVSPTLPDIQVQSIASFCSTFLGTAVRIPCEVLKQRCQAGLFDNVGEALVGTWNQDGLKGFFRGTGATLCREVPFYVAGMGLYAESKKAAQQFLGRDLEPWETIAVGALSGGLAAVVTTPFDVMKTRMMTAPPGRPVSMSIVAFSILRHEGPLGLFKGALPRFFWIAPLGAMNFAGYELARKAMDKNEEPNSEQLQQKKVAGGG from the exons ATGGTGTCTGCGAATGACCCGATCGAATCGTTTTTCAATTCGATTCAGCTGGTTAAGGCAGCGCTTTCGCCGCTCGAATTGGGCGTTCGAAAAGCGGCCAAGGACTTTGAGTGTTGCTGGGCAGGCCATAAGAATAAGTTAAATGCTGCTGAATTTGTTACCCAATTCAGTGGTGGTGGTAACAATGGTAAAGTTAAGATCTTTGGGGGAAAGAAGAAAGCTGGTGACTGTGTGATGGTTGGCgaggagagaaagaaaggaatgttGGTTAAGGTTCCGATAAAGGCGTTATTTGGGAAGTTTTCGCCAAATTCGGGGAATGGAAATCGACCTGAGTTGTCGAATAGTGAGTTGAGAGAGAAGGATTGTGATAAGGAGGATGGGTCTTGTGCGAATTGCATGCAGTTTGCTGTCACTTGGTCTGTGTTAGTTAATAGTTTTGTTCAGGCATTTCCTGGTCCATTCAAATTGGGTAAGAAGCGGGTCCAGAAAATGAGCGATGACGACAAAGCGTGTTCTTGTAAAAAGCCAAAGGTTTTAGGTAACTTGAAACAGAGGGAGTCTAAGggacaaaatattaaaatgattCAGAATGAAGCCGTGTCacatgaagaaggaaaacatgTATCACTAGAATGCcttattggttttgtttttgatcaACTTACTCAGAATCTTCAGAGGTTTGATCAGGGTGTTCAAGAGAGTGATTGTAAACCTTGTGACACTTCCAGTGAGCCGCCCTCTTCCTCTCAGAATGACCATTTCAGGGTGATCATGGGTTTGTTTGAAGGTCGAAAAGCAGATGTAAATGGGTTTTTGGGAAACTTGACGTTTGCTAGAGTGGGAGGAGTGCCATCAGGCGTTGTTGGAGTATCGTCTTCAGTTGATGAAGAGGGTGATGAGGATGTTACTGCAAATAACCCGGCAGAATCAGCTGGCAATTCACCACAGAAGCTTGCTAGCGATTTACTTAATATTCCCCTATCAAATGTAGAGCGTTTGAGATCCACGCTATCCACTGTTTCATTCACCGAACTAATTGAACTTGTACCTCAGCTGGGGAGAACTTCTAAAGACTATCCTGACAAGAAGAAGCTATTCTCTGTCCAAGATTTCTTTAGATACACAGAGTCTGAAG GAAGGAGATTCTTTGAAGAACTGGATAGAGATAGTGATGGGCAAGTCACTCTCGAAGATCTCGAAATTGCAATAAGAAAGAGAAAATTGCCACGGAGATATGCTAATGAGTTTATGCGCCGTACTAGACGTCacatattttcaaaatcatttggTTGGAAACAGTTTTTATCCTTGATGGAACAGAAGGAACCAACCATTCTACGAGCATATACTTCTTTATGCCTGAGCAAGTCTGGAACACTGCAGAAAAGCGAGGTATTGGCCTCACTTAAAAATGCAGGACTTCCAGCTAATGAAGACAATGCTGTTGCTATGATGCGGTTTCTCAATGGTGATACAGAAGGTTCTATATCTTATGGACATTTCAGGAATTTTATGCTCTTACTCCCGTCTGATAGACTTCAAGATGATCCTCG GAGTATCTGGTTTGAAGCTGCAACCGTTGTTGCCGTTGCTCCACCAGTGGAAATACCTGCTGGAAGCGTACTACGGTCTGCATTAGCAGGGGGGCTTGCTTGTGCTCTATCTACTTCTTTAATGCACCCAGTTGATACTATTAAG ACTCAAGTACAAGCATCAACATTGACATTCCCTGAAATTATTTCCAAGCTTCCACAGCTTGGAGTGCGGGGATTATACAGGGGCTCAATTCCTGCAATTCTTGGACAGttttcaag TCATGGCTTGCGAACTGGGATTTTTGAGGCAAGTAAACTTGTGTTGATAAATGTTTCTCCAACACTCCCGGATATACAG GTTCAATCTATAGCATCATTCTGTAGCACATTTTTGGGAACAGCAGTGCGAATTCCTTGTGAGGTGTTAAAGCAGCGGTGTCAGGCTGGCCTTTTTGACAATGTCGGGGAGGCTCTTGTGGGCACTTGGAACCAAGATGGTCTTAAGGGTTTCTTTCGTGGGACTGGTGCCACTCTTTGCCGTGAAGTTCCGTTTTATGTCGCTGGCATGGGGCTGTATGCTGAATCCAAAaag GCTGCCCAGCAATTTTTAGGGCGGGATCTGGAACCTTGGGAAACAATTGCGGTTGGGGCATTATCTGGCGGGTTAGCAGCTGTTGTCACCACACCGTTTGATGTGATGAAAACAAGAATGATGACCGCTCCACCGGGTCGACCTGTGTCAATGTCAATAGTGGCCTTCTCTATACTACGGCACGAGGGACCGCTTGGCTTATTCAAAGGAGCGCTACCCAGGTTTTTTTGGATTGCTCCGTTGGGTGCCATGAACTTTGCAGGCTATGAGCTTGCTAGGAAGGCCATGGACAAAAATGAGGAGCCAAACAGCGAGCAGCTCCAACAAAAGAAGGTGGCCGGTGGCGGATAA
- the LOC137735452 gene encoding mitochondrial import inner membrane translocase subunit TIM14-1-like, with amino-acid sequence MLGRAHSFFFPNSQQPKATTSFEKPLNERQTANTQLSHDTFNDMATPLLAGLAVAATALAGRYGIQAWHAFKTRPPKARMRKFYEGGFQPTMTKREAALILGIRESAAADKVKEAHRKVMVANHPDAGGSHYLASKINEAKDVMLGKTKGSGSAF; translated from the exons ATGCTGGGCAGAGCACAcagcttcttcttccccaactcACAACAACCCAAAGCCACAACCAGCTTCGAGAAGCCTCTGAATGAAAGACAAACCGCAAATACTCAGCTCAGTCACGACACATTCAACGATATG GCTACACCATTGTTGGCTGGTCTTGCAGTAGCTGCTACTGCCCTTGCTGGTAGATATGGTATCCAGGCTTGGCATGCGTTCAAGACACGACCACCAAAAGCTAGAATGCGGAAATTTTATGAAGGTGGCTTCCAGCCGACAATGACAAAGAGGGAAGCAGCTCTTATTCTTGGTATCAG GGAAAGTGCAGCTGCAGACAAGGTCAAGGAAGCACATAGAAAGGTCATGGTCGCGAACCATCCTGATGCAGGTGGCAGTCATTACCTTGCTTCCAAAATCAATGAAGCTAAAGATGTGATGCTCGGGAAGACAAAGGGCAGCGGATCAGCATTTTGA